From the Lolium rigidum isolate FL_2022 chromosome 2, APGP_CSIRO_Lrig_0.1, whole genome shotgun sequence genome, one window contains:
- the LOC124688669 gene encoding nuclear transcription factor Y subunit A-5-like isoform X3 codes for MSSTFTFGNKHSAFSSQNSDYGHPMACISYPFSDSGSGAWPAYGSRALFQPQTTGGGSATARVPLPLEIAADELVFVNPKQYHGILRRRQLRAKLEAQNKLSKNRKPYLHESRHLHAMKRARGSGGRFLTAKQLQEQSRAASMKATADGVNSAGSTHLRLGNGAAGDGTVSASKTIASHDNSKRVAAPAPAFTMTNAAHKDDDFFQHHGYHLSFSSRFGQASGRYS; via the exons ATTTTCAAGTCAAAACAGTGACTATGGCCACCCAATG GCTTGTATTTCATACCCATTCAGTGATTCTGGTTCAGGAGCTTGGCCGGCCTATGGGTCACGCGCTCTG TTCCAACCCCAAACTACTGGAGGAGGGTCCGCAACAGCAAGAGTTCCCTTGCCTCTCGAAATAGCGGCAGATGAGCTCGTATTTGTCAATCCCAAACAATATCATGGAATTCTCCGCAGAAGACAGCTGCGTGCTAAGTTAGAGGCCCAGAATAAGCTCAGCAAAAACAGAAAG CCCTATCTTCACGAGTCTCGTCATCTTCATGCAATGAAAAGGGCAAGAGGTTCTGGCGGGCGTTTCCTCACTGCTAAACAACTCCAGGAGCAGTCTCGCGctgcctccatgaaggccaccgcCGATGGCGTGAATTCAGCAGGCTCAACCCACCTACGGCTAGGTAACGGGGCAGCTGGAGATGGAACTGTGTCGGCGTCCAAAACAATAGCCTCGCATGATAACAGCAAGAGAGTCGCCGCCCCTGCTCCTGCCTTCACCATGACTAACGCGGCGCACAAAGACGACGACTTCTTCCAGCACCATGGTTACCACCTCAGCTTCTCCAGCCGTTTCGGTCAGGCAAGCGGGCGGTACTCATAA